A genomic segment from Orientia tsutsugamushi str. Boryong encodes:
- a CDS encoding integrase encodes MVVILYFTQIAISKIKPPKEKRDVYRDTKDKGLFLEVLYGGTKTLYLGITIKDTVLRIKKRNNNFIKKM; translated from the coding sequence ATGGTAGTGATATTATATTTTACACAAATAGCTATAAGTAAAATAAAGCCCCCAAAAGAAAAAAGAGATGTATACAGAGATACTAAAGACAAAGGTTTATTTCTAGAAGTATTGTATGGAGGAACTAAAACACTTTATTTAGGGATAACAATTAAAGATACCGTGTTAAGAATCAAGAAAAGAAATAATAATTTTATAAAAAAGATGTAA
- a CDS encoding IS110 family transposase has protein sequence MIMNSIIVGIDISKETFDAAVLINHKVQTRKFNNNSEGFNKLVTWLKSRETGHVCMEATGIYWKSLAKYLYDYGYKVSVVNPARIKGFAMSKLSRTKTDKADSVLIADFCKAMKPEAWYPQPPYIQELQQLVNRLNVLINHKTQETNRLEGASKAIANNIQMHIEFLETQVKEIEQLINAHIKNNKDFHDKAMLLESIPGIGAKTQAIVLAFFADIEKFSSAKQVVAFVGLNPKHRQSGSSVRGVSRISRTGNSDLRKAFYMPAMSALRHNCIIKQFSQRLSNTGKPKMLILTAAMRKLLHIIYGVLKHNSPFNPNVSIQQK, from the coding sequence GTGATTATGAATAGTATAATTGTAGGAATTGATATTTCTAAAGAGACATTTGATGCCGCTGTGTTAATTAATCATAAAGTTCAAACAAGAAAATTTAATAATAATTCTGAAGGATTTAACAAATTAGTAACATGGTTAAAAAGCAGAGAAACTGGACATGTTTGTATGGAAGCAACAGGTATCTACTGGAAAAGCTTAGCGAAATATCTGTACGATTATGGCTATAAAGTGAGTGTAGTAAATCCTGCTCGTATTAAAGGTTTTGCAATGAGTAAACTTAGTCGTACAAAAACAGATAAAGCAGACAGTGTATTAATCGCAGATTTTTGCAAAGCAATGAAACCGGAAGCATGGTATCCACAGCCGCCTTATATTCAAGAACTACAGCAGCTAGTTAATCGCTTGAATGTTTTAATTAATCATAAAACACAAGAAACAAATAGATTAGAAGGAGCTTCTAAAGCAATTGCTAATAATATTCAAATGCACATTGAATTTCTTGAAACGCAAGTTAAAGAAATTGAACAACTAATCAATGCCCATATTAAAAATAACAAAGATTTTCACGATAAAGCTATGTTGCTTGAGTCAATACCAGGTATAGGAGCAAAAACACAAGCTATAGTTCTTGCTTTTTTTGCAGATATTGAGAAATTTAGTTCTGCTAAACAAGTTGTAGCTTTTGTAGGTCTTAATCCTAAGCATCGTCAATCTGGTAGTTCTGTGCGTGGTGTCAGTAGAATCTCTAGAACTGGTAATTCAGATCTACGTAAGGCTTTTTATATGCCTGCTATGTCTGCTTTAAGACATAATTGTATTATCAAGCAATTTTCTCAACGTTTATCTAACACTGGTAAACCCAAAATGCTTATCCTTACTGCTGCTATGCGTAAGTTACTACATATTATTTATGGCGTTTTGAAGCATAATTCTCCTTTTAATCCTAATGTTTCAATCCAGCAAAAATAA
- a CDS encoding conjugal transfer protein TraG N-terminal domain-containing protein: protein MVFFPSIFIFTLLFAPKSTVWLKDEVSMSAPVKVDNIPIGIAMFASLSSQTSYFVSCMIKISEIAIK from the coding sequence GTGGTTTTTTTTCCATCGATATTTATTTTTACGCTGTTATTTGCCCCCAAATCTACTGTTTGGCTGAAGGATGAAGTATCAATGAGTGCGCCAGTGAAGGTTGATAACATTCCTATAGGTATTGCAATGTTTGCTTCTCTTTCCTCGCAAACGAGTTACTTTGTATCTTGTATGATAAAAATAAGTGAAATTGCAATAAAATAA